In Thermoanaerobacterales bacterium, one genomic interval encodes:
- a CDS encoding carbohydrate-binding protein: MEPTNFGTGEQRYRYMQEADFPGGAVVDPTPITAGEEITVFYNGLLAQSGADQVYLHLGYGDTDNWHGTQDLRMARTGFGWVKTLEVPTDETRLNFCFKDSAQNWDNNNGLNWTWVIHQGRIV; this comes from the coding sequence TTGGAACCTACCAATTTCGGGACCGGTGAACAGCGCTATCGCTACATGCAGGAGGCCGACTTCCCCGGCGGGGCAGTGGTCGACCCCACGCCGATCACCGCGGGCGAGGAGATAACCGTATTTTACAACGGTCTTTTAGCCCAAAGCGGCGCGGACCAGGTCTACCTGCACCTCGGGTACGGGGATACTGACAACTGGCACGGCACGCAGGACCTGCGCATGGCCAGGACCGGCTTCGGTTGGGTCAAGACCCTTGAGGTTCCGACCGACGAGACGCGGTTGAACTTCTGCTTCAAGGACAGCGCCCAAAACTGGGACAACAACAACGGCCTTAACTGGACCTGGGTGATTCACCAGGGCCGGATCGTATAG